In Sphingomonas sp. Leaf357, a single genomic region encodes these proteins:
- a CDS encoding GGDEF domain-containing protein produces MFKRKRQEIPDCAAVVEDELAVSAILRFLAEQGLRPTPVNYELAYIRANDGDSLAARAIDAILIGGDTVSQAQADHIVGAYRALGGGRRESEEETAGHAELRHQTRHLAELTGAAMTATGQFGRDLSQHLDDLDQDSPPFAATIAAMIDRTGETEARLSAAMQQIDSLNSELMAAKTDAARDALTGLANRRGLQLHLDALEPGGCTAIAICDIDRFKAINDRHGHQVGDRVIRAVAESIAASCEPHLVARWGGEEFVVVMEGVPLATAADIVVRSNRTLQNRVFRIRDTGEALEPITLSAGVVMVADGKAEEAITAADALLYRAKTEGRDRVIWAADPPDAPAAIAA; encoded by the coding sequence GTGTTCAAACGGAAGCGACAGGAAATCCCGGATTGCGCCGCCGTCGTCGAGGACGAGCTGGCCGTGTCCGCGATTCTGCGATTTCTGGCGGAACAGGGCTTGCGGCCCACGCCGGTCAACTACGAACTGGCCTATATCCGCGCCAACGACGGTGACAGCCTGGCCGCGCGCGCGATCGACGCGATCCTGATCGGCGGCGACACCGTTAGCCAGGCTCAGGCCGATCATATCGTCGGTGCCTATCGCGCACTCGGCGGTGGGCGGCGGGAGAGCGAGGAGGAAACGGCGGGCCATGCCGAACTCCGCCATCAGACCCGGCACCTGGCCGAGCTGACCGGTGCCGCGATGACCGCGACCGGCCAGTTCGGGCGCGATCTGAGCCAGCATCTGGATGATCTGGATCAGGATAGCCCGCCGTTCGCCGCTACCATCGCCGCGATGATCGACCGCACCGGCGAGACCGAGGCACGCCTGAGCGCGGCGATGCAACAGATCGATTCGCTCAATTCGGAACTCATGGCGGCCAAGACCGACGCCGCGCGCGACGCGCTGACCGGCTTGGCCAACCGCCGCGGCCTGCAACTCCATCTCGACGCGCTCGAACCCGGCGGCTGCACCGCGATCGCGATCTGCGACATCGATCGCTTCAAAGCGATCAACGACCGGCACGGACATCAGGTCGGCGACCGGGTGATAAGGGCGGTCGCCGAATCGATCGCCGCCAGTTGCGAACCGCACCTCGTCGCGCGCTGGGGTGGGGAGGAGTTCGTCGTGGTGATGGAAGGTGTGCCGCTCGCCACCGCCGCCGACATCGTCGTGCGCTCGAACCGGACCCTGCAGAACCGCGTCTTCCGGATCCGCGATACCGGCGAGGCGCTGGAGCCGATCACGCTTTCGGCCGGCGTGGTGATGGTAGCGGACGGCAAGGCGGAAGAGGCGATCACTGCCGCCGACGCCCTGCTATATCGCGCCAAGACGGAAGGCCGCGATCGCGTAATTTGGGCCGCGGACCCACCAGATGCTCCGGCGGCCATCGCGGCTTGA
- a CDS encoding PAS domain S-box protein — protein MSGRASRSRIITQSSDIGHVLLGQRGEMLGLDSGFCAIMRAAAETMIGRGVLEVTVPDDRPACLAGMSRLRRTGQPFSVRKRMQRGDGSVVWVEQSTTRVEFPDAAPTIVATFRPIASPADEVEPAALLAQARFLCDARAAREDVFGPILFVNPAWALLLRAYIAEAEGRTLDIVAMARAARIAPAAALRWGRALASEGMFDLESGGDGVATAPVYRLTADAHGRLERYLSHRLARLAGVCAISPQTPALPSLQR, from the coding sequence ATGTCGGGGCGGGCATCGAGGAGCCGGATCATCACGCAATCGAGCGACATCGGCCACGTCCTGCTTGGCCAGCGAGGCGAGATGCTCGGGCTCGACTCGGGGTTCTGCGCGATCATGCGCGCGGCCGCGGAAACGATGATCGGCCGTGGTGTCCTGGAGGTAACGGTGCCGGACGATCGCCCGGCCTGCCTTGCCGGCATGAGCCGGTTGCGGCGGACCGGCCAGCCGTTCAGCGTCCGCAAGCGCATGCAGCGCGGCGACGGATCGGTCGTGTGGGTCGAACAGAGCACCACGCGGGTCGAGTTTCCCGATGCCGCGCCGACGATCGTCGCGACGTTCCGGCCGATCGCCTCTCCGGCCGACGAGGTCGAGCCCGCCGCTTTGCTCGCTCAGGCGCGCTTCCTGTGCGACGCCCGTGCCGCACGGGAGGACGTGTTCGGACCAATTCTGTTCGTCAACCCGGCCTGGGCTCTGCTGCTCAGGGCCTATATCGCCGAGGCGGAGGGCCGTACCCTCGATATCGTGGCCATGGCACGAGCTGCGCGGATCGCGCCGGCCGCCGCGTTGCGCTGGGGCCGGGCGCTGGCGTCTGAGGGGATGTTCGATCTGGAGTCGGGCGGCGATGGCGTGGCGACCGCGCCGGTCTATCGCCTCACCGCCGATGCGCACGGGCGGCTCGAACGCTATCTGTCGCACCGCCTGGCCAGGCTGGCCGGCGTCTGCGCGATCAGCCCTCAGACGCCGGCCCTGCCGTCACTTCAGCGATAA
- a CDS encoding AMP-binding protein, with product MVEMFDTAAARAGTAPLINFLGRHYSYAETLDGANRVAAGLAALGYGPGDRIGLFLPNVPHYLAAYYGILKLGATVVNFSPLYTVDELAHQVADSGTKLLFTVSAKAVLPTALKVLEKSGLERLIVGSVAGVLPPTKSLLYRLFKRKETAERPDDPRIIAFSKLIANDGRHARAKIDPEATIALIQYTGGTTGVPKGAMLSHQNLTANARQVMAIDPHAGEEDRILGVLPLFHVFANTCVLNRTVLNGGCIVMLPRFDAGQVLAALHRTKATALPGVPTMYQALLDHPKAASTDFGSLRVCISGGAPLSAELKAKFERVTGATVVEGYGLSESSGVVSANPYEVDGKAGTIGQPLPATEIRLVDKADPTRPAPNGEPGELVIKGPQIMQGYWGRPDADDEVFVRDAHGDGWLRTGDVGTIDADGFVRIVDRLKDMIAVSGFKVFPSQIEAILHHHPAVKEAMVIGLPDAYRGEQPRAYVTLNDGSAATGEEVRDWLNPQLGRHERVDEVVIRLNMPKTMIGKLSRKDLIAEVTAGPASEG from the coding sequence ATGGTCGAGATGTTCGACACCGCCGCAGCCCGCGCCGGCACCGCCCCGCTGATCAATTTCCTCGGCCGCCACTACAGCTACGCCGAGACGCTTGACGGTGCGAACCGCGTCGCGGCCGGGCTGGCGGCGTTGGGCTATGGGCCGGGCGACCGGATCGGCCTGTTCCTGCCCAATGTGCCGCATTACCTCGCGGCCTATTACGGCATCCTGAAGCTCGGCGCGACGGTGGTGAACTTCTCGCCGCTCTACACGGTCGACGAGCTGGCGCATCAGGTGGCGGATTCGGGCACGAAGTTGCTGTTCACCGTCTCGGCCAAGGCGGTGCTGCCGACCGCGCTGAAGGTGCTGGAGAAAAGCGGGCTGGAGCGCCTGATCGTCGGATCGGTCGCGGGCGTGCTGCCGCCGACCAAGTCGCTGCTCTACCGCCTGTTCAAGCGCAAGGAGACCGCCGAGCGACCGGACGATCCGCGCATCATCGCCTTCTCGAAACTGATCGCCAATGACGGCAGGCACGCCCGCGCGAAGATCGATCCCGAAGCGACGATCGCGCTGATCCAATATACCGGCGGCACCACCGGCGTGCCAAAGGGCGCGATGCTCAGCCACCAGAACCTGACCGCCAATGCCCGGCAGGTGATGGCCATCGATCCGCATGCCGGCGAGGAGGATCGCATCCTGGGCGTGCTGCCGCTGTTCCACGTCTTCGCCAACACCTGCGTGCTCAACCGCACCGTGCTGAACGGCGGGTGCATCGTGATGCTGCCGCGCTTCGACGCCGGGCAGGTGCTGGCCGCGTTGCACCGGACCAAGGCGACCGCCCTGCCCGGCGTGCCGACCATGTATCAGGCGCTGCTCGACCATCCGAAGGCGGCGAGCACCGATTTCGGCAGTCTGCGCGTCTGCATTTCGGGCGGCGCGCCGCTGTCGGCGGAGTTGAAGGCGAAGTTCGAGCGCGTCACCGGCGCGACCGTGGTCGAGGGCTACGGACTTTCGGAAAGCTCGGGCGTCGTCTCGGCCAATCCGTACGAGGTGGACGGCAAGGCCGGGACGATCGGCCAGCCGCTGCCCGCGACCGAGATCCGGCTGGTCGACAAGGCCGATCCGACCCGGCCCGCGCCGAACGGCGAGCCGGGCGAACTGGTGATCAAGGGCCCGCAGATCATGCAGGGCTATTGGGGCCGGCCGGATGCCGACGACGAGGTGTTCGTGCGCGATGCGCATGGGGACGGCTGGCTGCGCACGGGCGATGTCGGCACGATCGACGCGGACGGCTTCGTGCGCATCGTCGATCGCCTGAAGGACATGATCGCGGTCAGCGGCTTCAAGGTCTTTCCGAGCCAGATCGAGGCGATCCTGCACCATCATCCGGCGGTGAAGGAAGCGATGGTGATCGGCCTGCCCGATGCCTATCGCGGCGAACAGCCCCGCGCCTATGTGACGCTGAACGACGGCAGCGCCGCGACCGGCGAGGAGGTACGCGACTGGCTCAACCCGCAGCTGGGCCGGCACGAGCGCGTGGACGAGGTGGTGATCCGCCTCAACATGCCCAAGACGATGATCGGCAAGCTTAGCCGCAAGGATCTTATCGCTGAAGTGACGGCAGGGCCGGCGTCTGAGGGCTGA
- the coaD gene encoding pantetheine-phosphate adenylyltransferase, producing MTTRIGVYPGTFDPITLGHMDIIRRGAKLVDRLVVGVTTNASKSPMFSIAERMATVRREVAGVDGEIDVVSFDSLLMDFAEAQGARVIVRGLRAVADFEYEYQMAGMNQQINPRVETVFLMADVALQPIASKLVKEIALYGGDIRKFVPPLVSDEVVARVTEIGRKGS from the coding sequence ATGACCACCCGCATCGGCGTCTATCCCGGCACGTTCGATCCGATCACGCTCGGCCATATGGACATCATCCGGCGCGGCGCGAAGCTGGTCGACCGGCTGGTCGTCGGCGTGACCACCAATGCCTCTAAATCGCCGATGTTCAGCATTGCGGAACGGATGGCAACGGTGCGGCGTGAAGTCGCGGGCGTGGATGGCGAGATCGACGTGGTGAGCTTCGATTCGCTGCTGATGGATTTCGCCGAGGCGCAGGGCGCGCGCGTGATCGTGCGCGGCCTGCGCGCGGTCGCCGATTTCGAGTACGAATATCAGATGGCCGGCATGAACCAGCAGATCAATCCGCGCGTCGAGACGGTGTTCCTGATGGCCGATGTCGCGTTGCAGCCGATCGCCAGCAAACTGGTCAAGGAAATCGCGCTGTATGGCGGGGATATCCGCAAGTTCGTGCCGCCTCTGGTGTCCGACGAGGTGGTCGCGCGGGTGACCGAGATCGGCCGCAAGGGCAGCTAA
- a CDS encoding polyprenyl synthetase family protein, with the protein MAAPSPALQAALAEVAADIDRRFDTLLTVPDDPRADLYRAMRHAAIGGGKRLRPMLVAATAQLFAVDRNCAGRAGLALECIHVYSLIHDDLPAMDDDDMRHGKPSTHKAFDEATAILAGDCLHALAFEVLADPLTHADPYVRVELLADLSRASGPSGMAGGQMMDLQAEKSSFDLPTVTKLQAMKTGALIAAAVEAGAILGRLPIEGRRHLRGYARDLGLAFQIADDILDVEGNEELAGKALRKDENAGKETFLSLLGLDRAREQARMLVDQAIAHLGGYGPEADLLRDIARYVTARDH; encoded by the coding sequence ATGGCTGCTCCCTCCCCGGCCCTGCAGGCGGCGCTCGCCGAGGTCGCGGCGGACATCGACCGCCGTTTCGATACGTTGCTGACCGTGCCGGATGATCCCCGCGCCGATCTGTACCGCGCGATGCGCCATGCCGCGATCGGCGGCGGCAAGCGCCTGCGCCCGATGCTGGTCGCCGCCACCGCGCAACTGTTCGCGGTGGACCGCAATTGCGCCGGTCGCGCCGGCCTCGCGCTGGAATGCATCCACGTCTATTCGCTGATCCACGACGATCTGCCGGCGATGGACGATGACGACATGCGCCACGGCAAGCCCAGCACGCACAAGGCGTTCGACGAGGCGACCGCGATCCTGGCCGGCGATTGCCTGCACGCGCTGGCGTTCGAGGTGCTGGCAGATCCGCTGACCCATGCCGACCCGTACGTGCGCGTCGAACTGCTCGCCGATCTCTCGCGCGCATCGGGGCCGAGCGGCATGGCCGGCGGGCAGATGATGGACCTGCAGGCCGAGAAATCGAGCTTCGACCTGCCGACCGTCACCAAACTGCAGGCGATGAAGACCGGCGCGCTGATCGCCGCCGCGGTCGAGGCCGGGGCGATCCTCGGCCGCCTGCCGATCGAGGGCCGTCGCCACCTGCGCGGCTATGCCCGCGATCTCGGCCTGGCGTTCCAGATCGCCGACGACATCCTCGACGTCGAGGGCAATGAGGAACTGGCCGGCAAGGCGCTGCGCAAGGACGAGAATGCCGGCAAGGAGACGTTCCTGTCGCTGCTCGGCCTCGACCGCGCGCGCGAACAGGCCCGCATGCTGGTCGATCAGGCGATCGCGCATCTGGGGGGCTATGGACCGGAAGCCGATCTGCTGCGCGACATCGCACGCTACGTGACGGCGCGGGATCATTGA
- a CDS encoding exodeoxyribonuclease VII small subunit translates to METPVEDLSFEAALRELEQIVSRLESGDEPLDGAIALYERGDRLRLRCKERLDAAQARIEAIRTDAEGRAAGTQPFVAG, encoded by the coding sequence ATGGAAACTCCCGTCGAAGACCTGTCGTTCGAGGCCGCGCTGCGCGAACTCGAACAAATCGTCAGCCGCCTCGAATCCGGCGACGAACCGCTGGACGGCGCGATTGCCCTGTACGAGCGCGGCGATCGGCTGCGCCTGCGCTGCAAGGAACGGCTCGACGCGGCGCAGGCGCGAATCGAGGCGATCCGCACCGACGCCGAAGGCCGCGCCGCCGGCACCCAGCCGTTCGTGGCGGGCTGA
- the queA gene encoding tRNA preQ1(34) S-adenosylmethionine ribosyltransferase-isomerase QueA, translating into MNVDLFDFDLPPERIALRPAAPRDAARLLVLDGAGPDGSTRDLSVGDLPGQLRRGDLLVFNDTRVIPAQLEGRKGDAKIGATLHKREGPRRWRAFVRNGRRLRDGDAIDFGNHVSATASDKAEDGSFALTFAGDEPVELLLERAGRMPLPPYIAAKRPTDAQDAEDYQTMFAAEKGAVAAPTAALHFTPELIAALDAAGIGHATLTLHVGAGTFLPVKVEDTDAHRMHAEWGRIDAATADRLNATRAAGGRVIAVGTTSLRLIESATGDDGLVCPFENDTAIFITPGYRFKGVDGLMTNFHLPRSTLFMLVSALMGVDRMKAAYAYAIGNGYRFYSYGDASLLLP; encoded by the coding sequence ATGAACGTCGATCTGTTCGATTTCGATCTGCCGCCGGAGCGGATCGCGCTGCGCCCCGCCGCGCCGCGCGATGCCGCGCGGCTGCTGGTGCTCGACGGTGCCGGTCCGGACGGCAGCACGCGCGATCTATCGGTCGGCGACCTGCCCGGCCAGTTGCGGCGCGGCGACCTGCTCGTGTTCAACGACACCCGCGTGATCCCGGCGCAGCTCGAAGGGCGCAAGGGCGATGCGAAAATCGGCGCGACGCTGCACAAGCGCGAGGGGCCGCGCCGCTGGCGCGCGTTCGTGCGCAACGGGCGGCGGTTGCGCGACGGCGATGCGATCGATTTCGGCAACCACGTCTCCGCCACCGCATCGGACAAGGCGGAGGACGGCAGCTTCGCGTTGACCTTCGCCGGCGACGAGCCGGTCGAACTGCTGCTGGAGCGCGCCGGCCGCATGCCGCTACCGCCCTATATCGCCGCCAAGCGCCCGACCGACGCGCAGGATGCGGAGGACTACCAGACGATGTTCGCGGCGGAAAAAGGCGCCGTCGCCGCGCCCACCGCCGCCCTGCACTTCACGCCCGAGCTGATCGCCGCGCTCGACGCCGCCGGGATCGGCCATGCGACGCTGACTTTGCACGTCGGCGCGGGCACGTTCCTGCCGGTCAAGGTCGAGGATACCGACGCGCACCGGATGCATGCCGAATGGGGCCGCATCGACGCCGCCACCGCCGATCGCCTGAACGCCACGCGCGCTGCCGGCGGCCGGGTGATCGCCGTCGGCACCACCAGCCTGCGCCTGATCGAAAGCGCCACCGGCGACGACGGGCTGGTTTGCCCGTTCGAAAACGACACCGCGATCTTCATCACGCCCGGCTATCGCTTCAAAGGCGTGGACGGCCTGATGACCAACTTCCACCTACCGCGCTCGACCCTGTTCATGCTGGTCTCGGCTCTGATGGGTGTCGATAGGATGAAAGCGGCTTACGCTTATGCCATCGGAAACGGCTACCGTTTCTACTCCTACGGAGACGCTTCGCTGCTCCTTCCGTAA
- a CDS encoding peptidylprolyl isomerase: MFALAGALIATVLAGPAIAQKAPEKAKPLEHVEAPTVFAPRLAPASATDPENLLYLDLSTGGRVIVWLRPDVAPHMVERIKTLTRQHFYDGLLFHRVIDGFMAQGGDPKGDGTGGSTLPDVKAEFNYLPHVRGAVSAARSDKEDSANSQFFIVFQPRLSLDKKYTVFGRVIDGMQYVDAIERGEPPANPSRILHAYVAADSPPAYVAAPAAPLPTLGAPTKLPGAGAATVSKTPIKPKLAPKKK, translated from the coding sequence ATGTTTGCGCTTGCGGGCGCGCTGATCGCTACCGTGCTGGCCGGACCCGCGATCGCACAGAAGGCCCCTGAAAAGGCCAAGCCGCTGGAGCATGTGGAGGCGCCTACCGTCTTCGCGCCGCGCCTCGCCCCGGCCTCGGCGACCGATCCCGAAAACCTGCTCTATCTCGATCTGTCGACCGGCGGGCGCGTGATCGTCTGGCTGCGCCCGGATGTCGCGCCGCACATGGTCGAGCGCATCAAGACGCTGACCCGCCAGCATTTCTACGACGGCCTGCTGTTCCACCGCGTGATCGACGGCTTCATGGCGCAGGGCGGCGATCCCAAGGGCGACGGCACCGGCGGATCGACGCTGCCCGACGTGAAGGCCGAGTTCAATTACCTGCCGCACGTGCGCGGCGCGGTGTCCGCGGCGCGCTCCGACAAGGAAGACAGCGCCAACAGCCAGTTCTTCATCGTCTTCCAGCCGCGCCTCAGCCTCGACAAGAAATACACCGTGTTCGGCCGCGTGATCGACGGCATGCAATATGTCGACGCGATCGAGCGCGGCGAGCCGCCGGCGAACCCCTCGCGCATCCTGCACGCTTATGTCGCGGCGGATTCGCCCCCGGCCTATGTCGCCGCGCCAGCCGCTCCGCTGCCTACGCTGGGCGCGCCCACGAAGCTGCCCGGTGCCGGTGCGGCGACGGTCTCGAAGACGCCGATCAAGCCCAAGCTCGCGCCGAAAAAGAAGTGA
- a CDS encoding NAD-dependent succinate-semialdehyde dehydrogenase has product MFTSINPATGTAGESFAELTAAEIETRVARAADAFRAWRATDYETRTQLLSAIADQFDANRQRLAEIAVREMGKTLKSALAEVEKCAVGFRHYAQEGPGMLASREFATSGGKATARWLPMGPVLAVMPWNFPYWQVVRFLAPTIMAGNVGLLKHASSVQGVAAAIEEMVIAAGAPAGVFQNLAIKSDKVDALIADDRIVAVTLTGSEGAGMKVAEAAGRALKKVVLELGGSDPFIVMPSADLDLAAKTAVTARIQNTGQSCICAKRMIVHADVYDAFLERFAAGMRAVKAGDPMDAATDMGPLSSEEQRQTVLDQIAMIEKEGGKLLFGGEALPGKGAYMSAGILVDVPVDHAVAQEELFGPVAMLFKANDIDAAIALANDVPFGLGSSVWTDDPAERERFEREIEAGMTAVNQMLASSPEAPFGGVKRSGHGRELGPYGLHEFMNLKTVVG; this is encoded by the coding sequence ATGTTCACCAGCATCAACCCCGCCACCGGCACTGCCGGCGAGAGCTTCGCCGAGCTGACCGCGGCCGAAATCGAAACCCGCGTCGCGCGGGCGGCCGACGCCTTTAGGGCGTGGCGCGCGACCGATTACGAGACGCGCACGCAGCTGCTCTCCGCCATCGCCGACCAGTTCGACGCCAACCGTCAGCGTCTCGCCGAGATCGCGGTGCGCGAGATGGGCAAGACGCTGAAATCCGCGCTCGCCGAGGTCGAGAAATGCGCGGTCGGTTTCCGCCATTACGCGCAGGAAGGGCCGGGGATGCTGGCCTCGCGCGAGTTCGCCACCTCGGGCGGCAAGGCGACCGCGCGCTGGCTGCCGATGGGGCCGGTGCTGGCGGTGATGCCGTGGAACTTCCCATACTGGCAGGTGGTGCGCTTCCTCGCGCCGACGATCATGGCCGGCAATGTCGGTCTGCTGAAACATGCCAGCAGCGTGCAGGGCGTCGCGGCGGCGATCGAGGAGATGGTGATCGCCGCCGGCGCGCCGGCGGGCGTGTTCCAGAATCTCGCGATCAAGAGCGACAAGGTCGACGCGCTGATCGCCGACGACCGCATCGTCGCCGTCACGCTGACCGGCAGCGAGGGCGCGGGCATGAAGGTCGCCGAGGCGGCGGGCCGCGCGCTCAAGAAGGTCGTGCTGGAACTCGGCGGCTCCGATCCGTTCATCGTCATGCCCTCGGCCGATTTGGATCTGGCGGCGAAGACGGCGGTGACGGCGCGGATCCAGAATACCGGGCAATCGTGCATCTGCGCCAAGCGCATGATCGTCCATGCCGACGTCTACGACGCGTTCCTCGAGAGATTCGCCGCCGGCATGCGGGCGGTGAAGGCCGGCGATCCGATGGATGCGGCGACCGACATGGGCCCGCTGTCGAGCGAGGAGCAGCGCCAGACCGTGCTCGATCAGATCGCGATGATCGAGAAGGAGGGCGGGAAGCTGCTGTTCGGCGGCGAGGCGCTGCCGGGCAAGGGCGCATATATGTCGGCGGGCATCCTGGTCGACGTGCCGGTCGATCATGCGGTGGCGCAGGAGGAACTGTTCGGCCCCGTCGCGATGCTGTTCAAGGCGAACGATATCGATGCGGCGATCGCGCTCGCCAACGACGTGCCGTTCGGGTTGGGTTCCTCGGTCTGGACCGACGATCCGGCCGAACGCGAACGCTTCGAACGCGAGATCGAGGCCGGGATGACGGCGGTGAACCAGATGCTCGCCAGCAGCCCGGAGGCGCCGTTCGGTGGCGTCAAGCGCTCTGGCCATGGTCGCGAACTCGGGCCCTACGGGCTGCATGAATTCATGAACCTGAAGACCGTCGTCGGCTGA
- a CDS encoding PEPxxWA-CTERM sorting domain-containing protein, producing the protein MKTMMKTLLAGAAIVGSMAMIAMPASASVIDFSDVTSGSCAYAGASLTSGGFTFSAPGNAVFVCNSGVLAQNTSAAIVAANGLSVLNFAPVAGGVFSLNGFQAGSRTADFNITTGSTQSATGILVEGLSGSIVVASTSFSFTGFDFSTFQLSNAFSGLTSARITATGPNANAEFVLDNVVVNAAAVPEPATWGMMILGFGMIGAAARSRKVKTSVAFA; encoded by the coding sequence ATGAAGACGATGATGAAGACTCTGCTGGCGGGTGCCGCGATTGTCGGCAGCATGGCGATGATCGCGATGCCCGCGTCCGCATCGGTGATCGATTTTTCCGATGTGACCAGCGGCTCCTGCGCCTATGCCGGCGCGAGCCTGACCAGCGGCGGCTTTACGTTTTCTGCGCCGGGCAACGCCGTATTCGTCTGCAATTCCGGCGTTCTCGCCCAGAATACCAGCGCAGCGATCGTCGCCGCCAACGGCTTGTCGGTCCTGAACTTCGCCCCGGTTGCGGGCGGCGTATTCTCGCTGAACGGGTTCCAGGCCGGATCGCGCACCGCGGACTTCAACATCACGACCGGCAGCACCCAGTCGGCCACGGGCATCCTGGTCGAAGGATTGTCGGGCTCGATCGTCGTAGCCAGCACCTCGTTCTCCTTCACCGGCTTCGACTTCTCGACGTTCCAGCTGTCGAACGCGTTTTCGGGTCTGACCTCGGCACGCATCACGGCGACCGGGCCGAATGCCAACGCGGAATTCGTCCTCGACAATGTGGTGGTCAACGCCGCTGCCGTGCCCGAGCCCGCAACCTGGGGCATGATGATCCTCGGCTTCGGCATGATCGGCGCGGCCGCGCGCAGCCGCAAGGTCAAGACGAGCGTCGCCTTCGCCTGA
- a CDS encoding FkbM family methyltransferase, with product MRVNTDDHVGRVLYAMGDFQPRISSVIRALLDPGDTVIDIGANVGWFVATAAPLVGEHGRVIAFEPQPNIAAMLRETIAINRLSQVTLNEFALSNEDSQMTLHILSGNSGAARLAEPTGDGDWHAVSVPVKNALTVLTDLAIPHIRMVKIDVEGHEGAVLEACEPYLSAHPADIVIFESNAHGEPPFFERTSVMALERMGYRFFQLARDKSNFVEVPSDGQGAEYENDFLAIHSGVNFASDIARLGAKARSVK from the coding sequence GTGCGCGTCAATACCGACGATCATGTCGGCCGCGTTCTCTACGCGATGGGCGATTTCCAGCCCCGCATTAGCTCGGTTATCCGCGCGTTGCTCGATCCCGGCGATACCGTGATCGATATCGGGGCCAATGTCGGCTGGTTCGTTGCCACGGCGGCTCCGCTCGTCGGGGAACATGGACGGGTGATCGCGTTCGAACCGCAACCGAATATCGCCGCGATGTTGCGCGAAACCATCGCCATCAATCGGCTGAGCCAGGTCACGCTCAACGAGTTCGCCTTGTCGAACGAAGACAGTCAGATGACCTTGCACATTCTGTCGGGCAATTCGGGCGCGGCACGCCTGGCCGAGCCGACCGGCGATGGCGACTGGCATGCGGTCTCGGTACCGGTCAAGAACGCGCTGACAGTCCTGACGGACCTGGCCATTCCGCACATCCGGATGGTGAAGATCGATGTCGAAGGTCATGAAGGCGCGGTGCTGGAAGCGTGCGAGCCGTATCTGAGCGCTCATCCGGCCGATATCGTGATCTTCGAATCCAACGCGCATGGCGAACCGCCCTTCTTCGAGCGGACCTCGGTGATGGCGCTAGAACGAATGGGCTATCGCTTCTTCCAACTGGCCAGAGACAAATCGAACTTCGTGGAAGTGCCGTCGGATGGCCAAGGCGCGGAATACGAGAACGATTTCCTGGCGATCCATTCCGGTGTGAATTTCGCATCGGACATCGCACGGCTCGGCGCAAAGGCGCGAAGCGTTAAGTGA